One window from the genome of Glycine soja cultivar W05 chromosome 12, ASM419377v2, whole genome shotgun sequence encodes:
- the LOC114378682 gene encoding transcription factor MYB41-like: MGRVPCCDKNGLKKGPWTPEEDLKLTNYIQFHGPGNWRSLPKNAGLKRCGKSCRLRWTNYLRPDIKRGRFSLEEEDIIIQLHSILGNKWSAIASRLPGRTDNEIKNYWNTHIRKRLLRMGIDPVTHTPRLDLLDMSSILRSVFGNPSLLNMQGLLRAQALMNQGLLKLASTASLLSTINNDENPNLASHNYVQNQVTTPPSLDSAQFQFQMPTTQTNNVEVFSGTVANLSCSSSPSGDENLVLQQNQVGLSGNHDALVHSLNNANQNMECDSVLPTPVSSPNRLNSSSNYVRSGTDEERDSFFSDLFEFEIPESLDDIADIFL, translated from the exons ATGGGAAGAGTTCCTTGCTGTgacaagaatggactcaagaagggTCCATGGACACCAGAGGAAGATCTTAAACTCACCAACTACATTCAGTTTCATGGACCAGGCAATTGGCGATCCCTCCCTAAAAATGCTG GCCTAAAAAGGTGTGGCAAGAGTTGCCGCCTTCGATGGACAAATTACCTTAGACCCGATATAAAGAGAGGAAGATTCTCcttagaagaagaagatatcATCATTCAGTTGCACAGTATCTTGGGTAACAA ATGGTCAGCTATAGCATCAAGGTTACCAGGAAGAACCGACAAcgaaataaaaaactattggAACACCCACATTAGGAAGAGGCTACTTCGAATGGGAATTGACCCAGTCACACACACCCCACGCCTTGACCTACTTGACATGTCCTCTATTTTAAGGTCAGTGTTCGGGAACCCCTCCCTTTTGAACATGCAAGGCTTATTACGTGCCCAAGCTTTGATGAACCAAGGGTTACTAAAGCTGGCTTCCACTGCCTCTCTTCTATCAACAATCAACAATGATGAGAACCCAAATTTGGCTTCACACAATTATGTACAAAACCAAGTTACCACCCCACCATCATTAGACTCAGCAcagtttcaatttcaaatgCCTACTACTCAGACAAACAATGTGGAAGTCTTCTCGGGCACCGTGGCAAACTTGAGCTGTTCAAGTTCTCCTTCGGGTGATGAGAACCTTGTTTTGCAACAAAACCAAGTTGGTTTGTCAGGGAACCATGATGCTTTGGTGCACTCTCTGAACAATGCAAACCAAAACATGGAGTGTGATTCGGTTCTGCCTACGCCTGTGTCAAGTCCAAACCGGTTGAATTCATCATCCAACTATGTAAGAAGTGGCACGGACGAAGAGAGGGATAGCTTTTTTAGTGACTTGTTCGAGTTTGAAATTCCAGAGAGTTTGGATGACATTgctgatatttttttgtaa